The following coding sequences are from one Salvia hispanica cultivar TCC Black 2014 chromosome 3, UniMelb_Shisp_WGS_1.0, whole genome shotgun sequence window:
- the LOC125210941 gene encoding pyruvate kinase, cytosolic isozyme-like: MTNYFGGDGGETRPKTKIVCTLGPASRSIPMVEKLLRAGMNVARFNFSHGSHEYHQETLDNLRKAMENTGILCAVMLDTKGPEIRTGFLKDEKAVQLKQGEEITISTDYSLKGDAKTICMSYKKLAEDVKPGMVILCADGTISFTVLECDTKQGLVRCRCENTAVLGERKNVNLPGVVVDLPTLTEKDKEDIINWGVPNKIDMIALSFVRKGSDLVEVRKLLGHHAKTILLMSKVENQEGVANFDEILANSDAFMVARGDLGMEIPIEKIFLAQKVMVYKCNIQGKPVVTATQMLESMIKSPRPTRAEATDVANAVLDGTDCVMLSGETAAGAYPELAVRTMAKICIEAESTIDYADAFKRIMTNAPVPMSPLESLASCAVRAANSAKAALILVLTRGGRTAKLVAKYRPGMPILSVVVPEIKTDSFDWSCSDESPARHSLIFRGLVPVLCAGSARASDEESTEEALEFALQHAKTKGLCKEGDAVVVLHRIGSSSVIKIVTVK, from the exons atgactAACTACTTCGGCGGAGATGGTGGTGAGACGCGGCCGAAGACGAAGATCGTGTGCACGCTAGGCCCTGCTTCTCGCTCCATCCCCATGGTGGAGAAGCTTCTCCGAGCTGGCATGAACGTCGCTCGCTTCAATTTCTCTCACGGATCTCACGAATACCACCAGGAAACCCTCGATAATCTCCGCAAGGCCATGGAGAACACCGGCATTCTCTGCGCCGTCATGCTCGACACCAAG GGCCCGGAAATCCGAACGGGGTTTCTGAAAGATGAGAAGGCCGTGCAACTGAAGCAGGGGGAGGAGATCACGATCTCTACGGACTACAGCCTCAAGGGCGATGCAAAGACGATATGCATGAGTTACAAGAAGCTCGCGGAGGATGTGAAGCCCGGGATGGTCATACTCTGTGCTGATGGAACCATCTCTTTCACTGTCTTGGAGTGCGACACCAAGCAGGGGCTGGTGCGTTGCCGTTGTGAGAATACTGCTGTGCTCGGTGAGAGGAAGAATGTGAATCTTCCCGGGGTTGTGGTGGACCTCCCTACTTTGACTGAAAAGGACAAGGAAGATATCATCAACTGGGGGGTTCCTAATAAGATTGACATGATTGCTCTGTCTTTTGTTCGTAAGGGTTCTGACTTGGTTGAGGTTCGCAAGCTGTTGGGACACCATGCCAAGACCATCCTTCTCATGTCTAAG GTTGAAAATCAAGAAGGGGTGGcgaattttgatgaaattctAGCCAACTCAGATGCATTCATGGTTGCTCGTGGTGATCTTGGAATGGAGATCCCAATTGAGAAGATATTCTTAGCTCAGAAGGTGATGGTGTACAAGTGCAACATCCAAGGAAAGCCGGTCGTCACTGCAACGCAGATGCTCGAGTCCATGATCAAGTCTCCAAGGCCAACCCGAGCAGAAGCCACGGACGTCGCCAATGCTGTTCTAGATGGAACAGACTGCGTCATGCTCAGTGGCGAAACAGCAGCAGGAGCTTACCCGGAGCTGGCAGTCCGCACCATGGCCAAGATCTGCATAGAGGCAGAAAGCACAATCGACTACGCTGATGCTTTTAAACGGATCATGACAAACGCCCCGGTGCCCATGAGTCCCTTGGAGAGCCTTGCATCGTGTGCTGTTCGAGCTGCCAACTCGGCCAAAGCAGCTCTCATTCTGGTCCTAACTCGAGGGGGGAGGACTGCGAAGCTGGTGGCCAAGTACAGACCAGGGATGCCTATTCTGTCTGTGGTGGTTCCGGAGATCAAGACTGACTCTTTTGATTGGTCGTGCAGCGATGAATCTCCGGCCAGGCACAGTCTGATATTCAGGGGTCTGGTTCCGGTTCTGTGCGCGGGATCTGCAAGGGCTTCGGATGAGGAGTCGACAGAGGAAGCCCTTGAGTTTGCCCTCCAGCATGCGAAGACGAAGGGGCTGTGCAAGGAGGGCGATGCGGTGGTTGTGCTCCACCGGATTGGATCGTCGTCCGTCATCAAGATTGTCACGGTGAAGTGA
- the LOC125210944 gene encoding RGS1-HXK1-interacting protein 1 isoform X1, protein MGEEDAAPPPPTEQQQDWLTYISEDLPRTVQESADSAISSARSLQQSSSTHLRSLQEFVPQIGTRYRYYEEAFFTKVKDELVSLREHPALTAGVVVTSCLLLMRGPRRFLIRKTLGRLQSEEAQFVRAENNVKELSLSVDLMKKESQKLLERSVLAERDMKRGLSDLKDAGTQIQGIARSVYKAETEAADLMDLLREIPGREALKLRADVASMASHLRQQRSAIDKKIGKISELGVPV, encoded by the exons ATGGGAGAAGAAGATGCAGCACCGCCACCGCCGACGGAGCAGCAGCAGGATTGGCTGACTTACATATCGGAAGACCTCCCTCGCACCGTTCAGGAGTCAGCCGACTCCGCCATTAGCTCCGCCCGCTCTCTTCAGCAATCCTCCTCCACTCATCTCCGCTCTCTTCAG GAATTTGTTCCCCAAATCGGAACTCGGTATCGGTATTATGAGGAAGCTTTCTTCACCAAAGTTAAAG ATGAATTAGTCAGTTTAAGAGAACATCCTGCACTCACCGCTGGTGTTGTTGTTACTTCTTGCCTCCTCCTTATGCGAG GACCTAGAAGATTTTTGATTCGTAAAACACTGGGTCGACTTCAGAGTGAGGAG GCACAATTTGTTAGAGCTGAAAATAATGTGAAAGAGTTGAGTCTATCTGTTGACTTAATGAAGAAGGAGAGTCAAAAGCTGCTTGAGCGCTCTGTCCTTGCTGAAAGAGACATGAAACGTGGCCTTTCTGATCTCAA GGATGCTGGAACTCAGATTCAAGGAATTGCTAGATCAGTTTATAAGGCAGAAACAGAAGCTGCGG ATTTGATGGACCTGTTGCGAGAAATCCCTGGAAGGGAGGCTTTGAAGCTACGAGCAGAC GTTGCTTCAATGGCATCACATCTGAGGCAGCAAAGATCAGCAATTGATAAAAAGATAGGAAAGATTTCTGAATTAGGAGTTCCTGTGTAG
- the LOC125210944 gene encoding RGS1-HXK1-interacting protein 1 isoform X2, whose product MGEEDAAPPPPTEQQQDWLTYISEDLPRTVQESADSAISSARSLQQSSSTHLRSLQEFVPQIGTRYRYYEEAFFTKVKGPRRFLIRKTLGRLQSEEAQFVRAENNVKELSLSVDLMKKESQKLLERSVLAERDMKRGLSDLKDAGTQIQGIARSVYKAETEAADLMDLLREIPGREALKLRADVASMASHLRQQRSAIDKKIGKISELGVPV is encoded by the exons ATGGGAGAAGAAGATGCAGCACCGCCACCGCCGACGGAGCAGCAGCAGGATTGGCTGACTTACATATCGGAAGACCTCCCTCGCACCGTTCAGGAGTCAGCCGACTCCGCCATTAGCTCCGCCCGCTCTCTTCAGCAATCCTCCTCCACTCATCTCCGCTCTCTTCAG GAATTTGTTCCCCAAATCGGAACTCGGTATCGGTATTATGAGGAAGCTTTCTTCACCAAAGTTAAAG GACCTAGAAGATTTTTGATTCGTAAAACACTGGGTCGACTTCAGAGTGAGGAG GCACAATTTGTTAGAGCTGAAAATAATGTGAAAGAGTTGAGTCTATCTGTTGACTTAATGAAGAAGGAGAGTCAAAAGCTGCTTGAGCGCTCTGTCCTTGCTGAAAGAGACATGAAACGTGGCCTTTCTGATCTCAA GGATGCTGGAACTCAGATTCAAGGAATTGCTAGATCAGTTTATAAGGCAGAAACAGAAGCTGCGG ATTTGATGGACCTGTTGCGAGAAATCCCTGGAAGGGAGGCTTTGAAGCTACGAGCAGAC GTTGCTTCAATGGCATCACATCTGAGGCAGCAAAGATCAGCAATTGATAAAAAGATAGGAAAGATTTCTGAATTAGGAGTTCCTGTGTAG